A single Solidesulfovibrio sp. DNA region contains:
- a CDS encoding M23 family metallopeptidase, whose translation MRIKKPFKGRRSFGPLFSILAGLLLVAPLVLAGFAGYYLFLKDAKKPQVALSPEADAASLKRPFTVTAADEESGIRSVTVTVTQGQRRADVLRRSYDPPRPQVTERFTLEGSELRGGAFEMQVAAYDGSLANLGAGNTTRLTRRMLLDLVPPSVKPLTPAHYVRQGGVGLVIYEVNKDVTRSGVVVGDVFYPGYKQKGGQYACLFAFPQDVEAEAFKPRLFVEDAAGNEKTGFFVNMAIKRRFRDERVEVTDELLAARLPAFAGLFPEVRDPVERFKKLDTELRRQNDATLAGLAAKTAPVPLWDGAFLYMPRSVVRGSFGADRTYAYKGQDIARETHLGIDLASVPKAPVPAANNGKVVFAGPLGVYGNAVVVDHGMGVQSLYANLSSLAVAAGDEVKKGDPVGATGTSGLAPADQVHFAMYLAGRPVIPIEWWDGHWLEDNITAKFKRYAPPPAPEP comes from the coding sequence ATGCGCATCAAAAAGCCCTTCAAGGGACGCCGGAGCTTTGGGCCGCTTTTTTCCATCCTGGCCGGGTTGCTGCTGGTCGCGCCGCTGGTGCTGGCGGGCTTCGCCGGCTATTACCTTTTTCTCAAGGACGCCAAAAAACCGCAAGTGGCTTTGAGCCCCGAGGCCGATGCCGCCTCCCTCAAGCGCCCCTTCACCGTCACCGCCGCCGACGAGGAGTCGGGCATCCGGTCCGTCACCGTCACCGTGACCCAGGGCCAGCGCCGCGCCGACGTCCTGCGCCGCAGCTACGACCCGCCCCGGCCGCAGGTGACCGAGCGTTTCACGTTGGAAGGCTCGGAACTGCGCGGCGGCGCTTTCGAGATGCAGGTGGCGGCCTACGACGGCTCCCTGGCCAACCTGGGCGCGGGCAACACCACCCGGCTGACCCGCCGCATGCTCCTCGACCTGGTCCCGCCGTCGGTCAAGCCGCTGACGCCCGCCCATTACGTGCGGCAGGGCGGGGTGGGGCTGGTGATCTACGAGGTCAACAAGGATGTGACGCGAAGCGGCGTGGTGGTCGGCGACGTCTTCTATCCCGGCTACAAGCAAAAAGGCGGCCAATACGCCTGTCTGTTCGCCTTTCCCCAGGACGTGGAGGCCGAGGCCTTCAAGCCCCGCCTGTTCGTCGAGGACGCGGCCGGCAACGAAAAAACCGGATTTTTCGTCAATATGGCCATAAAAAGGCGCTTTCGCGACGAGCGCGTGGAAGTGACCGACGAATTGTTGGCCGCCCGCCTGCCGGCCTTCGCCGGCCTGTTCCCCGAGGTCCGCGATCCGGTTGAACGTTTTAAAAAGTTGGACACCGAGTTGCGCCGGCAAAACGACGCCACCCTGGCCGGCCTCGCCGCCAAGACCGCGCCCGTGCCGCTGTGGGACGGGGCCTTCCTCTACATGCCCCGGTCCGTGGTGCGCGGCTCCTTCGGGGCCGATCGGACCTACGCCTACAAGGGCCAGGACATCGCCCGGGAAACGCACCTGGGCATCGACCTCGCCTCGGTGCCCAAGGCGCCGGTGCCGGCGGCCAACAACGGCAAGGTCGTCTTCGCCGGCCCCCTGGGCGTCTACGGCAACGCCGTGGTCGTGGACCACGGCATGGGCGTGCAGAGCCTGTACGCCAACCTGTCCTCCCTGGCCGTGGCCGCCGGGGACGAGGTGAAAAAGGGCGACCCCGTGGGCGCCACCGGCACCTCGGGCCTGGCCCCGGCCGACCAGGTCCATTTCGCCATGTACCTGGCCGGCCGGCCGGTCATCCCCATCGAGTGGTGGGACGGGCACTGGCTGGAGGACAACATCACGGCCAAGTTCAAGCGCTACGCCCCGCCGCCGGCGCCCGAACCCTGA